GACGTGATCAAAGGTACTGTTAACGGCAAGAAGGCCTGGTGGTATGTGGTGAAGGGAGAAGTGACCTTCACAGATACGGTGGCCAAGAATAAGAACGGCTGGTGGCGAATCGAGGATGGCAAAGTGAACTTTAACGCCAATACGGTAGCCAAGAACAGCAAGGGCTGGTGGGTGATCCGGAATGGAAAGGTTGACTTTGGATATAACGGGATCGCTAAAAATGGAAATGGAAGCTGGCTGTGCAAAAACGGCAAAGTGAACTTTGGATATAGCGGGAAGTATCAGGATGGAGAACACGCCTATACAATCCAGAGAGGCGAAGTGATAAAAACGACTTAGGCCAGATAAAAGGTGGACTTTTGCGCATAATAGAGATATAATATATCAGAGCATGCTTAAGATTAAGTGTGCTCTGATAATTACGTTACAGAGAAGGAATTTGTTGTCATGATAGGACTTGGGAAGAGAAGGGCGATATTGATCGGGTTATGTGATGCACTGATCGTATGTTTCAGCGCATTATTTTCGCTGGGGCTGAGATTTAATTTTGATATTATTCCGGACCAGTATCTGAAGCCGGCTTTGTATTGCCTCCCTGTTGATGTTATAATCGCGATTATCGTACTGCGCTTTTTTAAACTTTATAATCGTGTCTGGACCTATGCTTCCATGGAAGAGAGCATGTCTATCTTAAAAGCAACAATTTGCATCGAAACCATATATGTCTTGTATCATACATTTCTGCAGATACCTATGCCGAGAAGCTTCTATGTGTTTGATGCAACGTTGTTGTTTTTGTTGTTTCTGGCGCTTCGTTTTGGAAGGCGGATCCAGAAGCAGTTGTTTCCAGAGCGGGTAAATAACGAATCGAAAAAGAGAACGCTGCTTGTGGGGGGCGGTTCCGCAGCCTCCATCCTGATCAGCGAGACGCAGAATATGCAGAGCAGCCCGCGGAATATTGTATGTATTGTTGACGATAATGTGAATAAGAAGGGCAAGTACCTGCGGAATGTTCCGATCATCGGTACGCGGGCAGATATCCCGGTTGCGGTAAGAAGGTATGGGATTGATGAGATCATTATTGCTATCCCGTCCGCAACGGCAGGCGCTGTAAAGGAGATCCTGGAGATCTGTCATGAGACAGAGGCGAAGGTGAGGATCCTGCCGGCGATCGCTTCTGGATTTACTGAGTCGCTGTCCGATCTGGTGCGGGAAGTACGGTATGAGGACTTGCTGGGGCGCGCTCCCGTGCAGGTTAATCAGGCAGGGATCGGCGCTTTCCTGGAAGGGAAAGTGGTGCTGGTTACCGGAGGGGGCGGATCCATTGGCTCAGAGTTGTGCCGCCAGATCGTGCAGTATCATCCGGCGAAGCTGATCATCTTTGATATCTATGAGAATAATGCCTATGAGATCCAGATGGAGTTGAAGCGTCACCATCCGGAACTGGAACTGATCACGCTGATCGGGTCTGTTCGTGACTATGACCGTATGGACAAGTTGTTTGCCACTTATCATCCTCAGATCATCTATCATGCTGCGGCTCATAAGCATGTGCCGCTTATGGAGGATTCGCCCAATGAGGCGATCAAGAATAACTGTATGGGAACCCTGAATGTGGCGAAACTGGCCGATCTCTACAAGGCAGAAAACTTTACGCTGATCTCCACGGACAAGGCGGTACGGCCTACCAATGTTATGGGGGCGTCGAAGCGGATCTGCGAGATGATCATCCAGAGTTACGCGAAGAAATCAACGCATACCAGGTATGCGGCAGTCCGATTTGGGAATGTGTTGGGCAGCCATGGCTCGGTTGTTCCTCTGTTCTTAAAGCAGATTGAAGAAGGCGGCCCGGTAACGGTGACGCATAAGGAGATCACCCGGTTCTTCATGACCATCCCGGAAGCAGTCTCTTTGGTGCTGCAGGCCAGTCTCTTCGCTAAGGGCGGCGAGATCTTCGTGCTGGATATGGGAAAACCGGTGAAGATCTATGAGATGGCGGAGAATTTAATTCGGATGAAAGGGTATAAGCCCAATGAGGATATCATGATCGAAGTTACCGGTCTTCGCCCGGGAGAGAAGTTGTATGAGGAACTTCTGATGGATGAAGAGGGGCTTACGAAGACAGCAAATGAGAAGATCTTTGTAGGGCATCCGATCGCGATGGATGAGATGAAGTTCTTTGAAGAACTGGATGAGCTGATAGACTGCAGTAAGGAAAATGGGGACCATATACAAGATCGAATTGAAGAGATTTGTACAACTTACAGGAGAAAAGCGTAAGTTGCGATAATGATAGGCGGGTAAAAAGATGTTTAAGGATTATACGAAGTTTTCTGGATTTAACTCTAAAGTTTGGTTGAGCAGTCCAACGATGCATGGACAGGAGATAGAATATATAAGGGAGGCCTATGAGTCCAACTGGATGTCTACGGTGGGAGCCAATATTAATGAGGTGGAAAGAATGGCCTGCGAAAAAGTGGGCTGTAGGTATGCGGTGGCATTATCGGCAGGAACGGCAGCATTGCACCTGGCAGTGAAACTTGCGGGAGTGAAACCGGGAGACCGGGTGTTTTGTTCGGATATGACATTTGCGGCTACGGTGAATCCGGTTGTATATGAAGGAGGAATTCCCGTTTTTATCGATGCGGAGTACGATACCTGGAATATGGATCCAAATGCGTTGGAGAAGGCATTTGAATTATATCCAGATACAAAGGTGGTTGTAGTCGCGCATTTATACGGGACGCCGGGGAAAATTGACGAATTGAAAACTGTGTGCGAGCAGCATCAAGCAGTTATTATTGAGGATGCTGCAGAGTCCCTTGGCGCAACTTATAAAGGGAAACAAACAGGGACATTTGGAGATTATAATGTAATTTCTTTTAATGGAAATAAAATTATCACAGGATCTTCAGGAGGAATGCTGCTGACGGATGACAAAGAAGCGGCTGATAAGGTGCGAAAATGGTCTACGCAGTCGAGAGAAAGCGCAGCCTGGTATCAGCACGAAGAATTGGGATATAATTACCGGATGAGTAATGTAATAGCGGGCGTTGTGAGAGGGCAATTCCCGTATCTTGAAGAGCATATCAGACAGAAGAAAGCTATTTATGAAAGATACAAGGAAGGTTTCAGAGATCTTCCGGTATGCATGAATCCTTATGATGAGACGTGTTCAGAGCCAAATTTCTGGCTTTCATGTATGTTGATCGATCCAGAAGCTATGTGCAGACAGGTGAGAGGAGACCAGGAAGCACTTTTCATCAGGGAGGAAGGGAAAACTTGTCCGACAGAAATATTGGAAGTCCTTGCGCAGTATAATGCGGAAGGCCGTCCTATCTGGAAACCAATGCATATGCAGCCAATCTACCGAATGAATGGGTACATTACCCGAGAAGGCGAGGGGCGGGCGAAGACGAACGCATACCTTCAGGGGGGCAGAACTGGCCGGGACGGGAAGCCATTGGACGTTGGGGCAGATGTTTTCCACAGAGGATTATGTCTGCCAAGTGATAATAAAATGACAGAGGAACAGCAGGATAAGATTATAGAAATTGTAAAAGGTTGTTTTGAATATGAGTAAAAGATTAGGGTTTTTCTCTCATTTTATATATAGGAAATACGTAAAACGTGTTTTGGATTTTATAATGGCAATAATTACATTATGTATTTTAAGTCCATTTATGTTACTGATTGCCGGATTGATAAAGATAAAACTGGGTAGTCCAGTAATTTTTAAACAAGAGCGTCCTGGAAAGGGAGGAGTAATCTTTTGTTTATATAAATTTAGGACTATGACAGAGGCTAAAGATGAAAACGGATTACTTTTACCAGATGAAAAGCGATTAACCAAACTGGGGAAATTTCTTAGAAGCACAAGTGTGGATGAACTTCCAGAATTATGGAATATTGTAAAAGGAGAAATGAGTTTTATTGGTCCGCGTCCACTATTAGTTCAATATCTTCCATTGTATAATGATTTTCAAATGAAAAGACATAATGTTCTTCCGGGTTTGACTGGACTTGCACAGATAAATGGAAGAAATGGGATAAGCTGGGACGAAAAATTCAAGTGGGATGTGGCATATGTAGAAAAGCAAAGTTTTCTCTTAGATGTTCAGATTGCTTTAAAAACAATTTTAACTGTTTTGACTAGAGATGGAATAAGCAGTGAAACTTCAGAAACTATGGAAGATTTTGAAGGGAATGATTTATAAAATGGAAAAATACAAAACACCATATTATGTAATAAATAAAGACGAGTTGGAAGAATCAGTAGTAGAATTGCAAAAAGCGGTTGAGGCATATTGGGCGAATACAATTATAGGGTATTCTTTTAAAACGAATTCTTTACCTTGGATTTGTGAATTTTTTAAAGGTAAGGGCTTTTATGCAGAAGTTGTGTCAGATGATGAATATAACTTAGCGAAGTTATTGGGATATGAAAATCATAGAATTATATATAATGGACTAATTAAATCGCGCGCGACTTTTTTAGAGGCTCTTGAAAATGGGTGTGTTGTAAATATTGATTCGGAACAAGAAATTATGTGGTTGGGGGAGGCTCAACCAGATAAAAAATATTCTATTGGCATAAGAATAAATTTTGATTTAGAGAAAGCATGTCCTAATGAAAGTCAATGTGGCGATGAAGGGGGCAGATTTGGTTTTTGCTATGAAAATGGTGAGTTTGAAAGAGTTTTAAAATTGGTGAAGAAATATGATAACGTAGAGGTAAAAGGGGTGCATTTTCATTGTAGTTCTAAAACCAGAAGTCTGTCTGTTTATAAAGCAATCAGCCATATGGCGTGTCAGATAAAGAAAGAGTTTAATTTAGATCTAAACTATTTAGATATAGGCGGTGGTTTTTTTGGTGGGTTAAATGATAAACCTCACTTTAAAGATTATTTAGAATGTATTTCTGGAATTTTAAAAGAAGAGTATGATTCAAATAGAACAACTCTTATTTTAGAACCAGGCATGTCATTAATTGGTCCACCAATCAGCTTTGTAACATCTGTTATAGATATAAAAGAAACTAATAGAAATCGGTTTGTCGTTACAGATGGAAGTCGTAATAATGTAGATCCTTTAATGGGGAAAAAATCATATTTTTATACAATAGAATATTTGGGTGACGAAAGCAGACGAAAGAATATTGATAGGCAAATTGTAGTTGGTTATACTTGTATGGAAAATGATCGACTATTTAAAGTCGAAAACAGTAAACAGCTCGTAGTTGGAGATAAGGTGATTTATTATAAAGTTGGAGCGTATACAATGTGTTTAAGTCCATTATTTATTAAGTATTTTCCTGATGTTTATGTGCAGGAGAGTGATAAACTTAAATTGGTGCGAAATAGATGGACAGTGAATGAATATACGCAAAATTGTTTTTGGGAGGCCAACTATGAAAAATAATAATATCAATATTCTAATTTTGAGTTGTGGGACAAGAAATAAGATAGTTCAATATTTTAAAGAAAGCCTTAACGGAGAGGGTAAAGTAATTGCAACAGATTGTAGTCCTTATGCACCTGCCTTGTTGGAAGCTGATAAGTATTACATCGTGCCTAGAATTACAGAAGAGAATTATTTAGATATTATTTTGGATATATGTAAAAAAGAGAATATTTCAGGGGTCCTTTCGCTTATTGATCCGGAATTGTCATTATTGGCTAAGAATCGTAGAAAATTTGAGGCTATCAAAGTAAAAGTGATTGGTTCCAGTTATGAAAAGTGTGAAAGATGTCTAGATAAATATAAGATGTTTCAATGGTTAAAGGAACATGGTTTTAAATGTGCAAAATCATATCTTGACAAAGAAGAATTTTATCGCGATATGAAGAATGGGGAAATTAGTTATCCGGTATTTGTAAAGCCTATTAGGGGAAGCGCAAGTATTGCGATTTCTAAAGTGTATGATTGCGATACAATAGAATTACTGTTTAGAAATAGTCATGATTTAATGATACAGGAGTATCTTGATGGGCAAGAAATAGGGGTGGATTGTTATATAGATATGATTTCTCGACAAACGGTTTCTATTTTTACTAAGTACAAATTAGCGATGCGTGCAGGAGAAACAGATAAAGCGATTTCTTTTAAAGATGAGCGATTATTTGAGTTAATTAATCGATTTGTAAATGAATTTGGATTTGAAGGCCAGATTGATATAGATATCTTTAAAGTGGCTAATGATTATTATATTTCAGAAGTAAATCCAAGATTCGGTGGTGGATATCCACATGCGTATGAGTGTGGAGTTAATCATATGAAATTAATTTTAAATAATTTGAGAAATGTGCCAAATAGCGTTGATGTTGGAAATTACAAAGAAAATATGGTTATGATGAAATATAATGAATTAAAAATGTTGCAAGTATAAAAGAGGGAATTATGAAGAAAAATATATGGATTTTAAATCATTATGCAACAGACACGTATTTTGACAAAGGGGGAAGGCATTACTGGTTTGCGAAGTATCTAAAAAGAGCGGGGTATAATCCAGTTATCTTTTGTGCTAATACGGTGCATGGTTTTGATACGGAGATAGACACAAAAGGGAAAAAATGTATATTGAAAAAGGATGAGGTCAACGGTTTTCCTTTTGTATTCATTAAGGTTCCGTCTTATAAAGGGAATGGGATCAGGCGGATTAGGAATATGATAGAATTTTATCGAAAGCTTTTTCCTGTGACGAAATTGTATTCCCGGAAATACGGATATCCTGATATTATATTTGCTTCCAGCGTACACCCACTTACATTAGTAGCGGGAATCAAAATTGCAAAGAAAATGGGTGTGAAATGTATTTGCGAAGTAAGAGATCTGTGGCCAGAAAGTATTGTTGCTTATGGGAAATTAAAGAAGGATTCTTTGATTGCCAAAATCCTTTATAGAGGAGAGAAATGGATTTATAAAAGAGCTGATGCATTGATTTTTACCATGGAAGGTGGAAAAGATTATATAATAAATAAGGGGTGGGATCGGTCTGAAAAGCACGGGGTAGAGCTACGAAAGATTCATTACATTAATAACGGAATGGATCTGGAAGAAATAGAGATACAAAGAAAAATGGAGATATATGATAATCCAGTTTTCCGTAATATCAAAGGCGGGAAAATTATATATACCGGTTCTATACGTGAAGCAAATGATGTTGGGAAAATTTTGGATGCAGCAAAATACCTGATGGATTTAGATGTGACTTTCTGCATTTTTGGAGACGGAGATCAAAGAGAAAAGTTAGAAGAACGCTTAAAAAATGAAAGTATTAGTAATGTGATATTTTTTGGGAAAGTTGAAAAAAAATATATCGCTTCCATTGTTTCAGATGCGTTGTTGTTGTTGTTGTTGTATTCGCAAGATATTTTTGATATTGCCAAATATGGTATGAGTCAGAATAAACTTTTTGATTATCTGGCTGGGGGTCATGCAATCATTTCTAATCTTCCTAATGCTTATTCTATTATTAACGAATATAATTGTGGAATCGAGAGAGAGATACAAACAGGAAAAGAATTGGCTCAAAATATTCGAAAAGCATTGGAAGATGGTGATAGATTAAAAGAATGGGGAGCCCATGCAGCAGTTGCGGCAAAAGCCTTTTCCTTTGAGGAACATACAAAGAAACTGATATCTATTATCGAATCTCTATAAGAAATGAGGATATATTAATTATGAAAATTGTAACAGTTGTAGGTGCACGTCCACAATTTATTAAGGCGGCTGTTGTATCAAGAGAACTCAGGAAAACGCATACAGAGATATTGGTTCACACAGGACAACATTATGATTATAATATGTCTGATATTTTCTTCCGGGAGTTGGATATCCCTAAACCGGATTATAATCTTGGAATATCTGGTGGAACGCATGGAAAGATGACGGGTGAGATGTTGATCCGTATTGAAGAAGTGCTGATGAAAGAGAAACCAGATGTTGTCCTGCTTTATGGGGATACGAATTCTACCTTGGCAGGGGCTCTTGCGGCTGTGAAGTTACATATCCCTATTGCTCATGTGGAAGCTGGGAACCGATTGGGAACAAAGAACAATCCGGAAGAGATCAACAGAATCGTGACCGATCATGTGTCTTCATTGCATTTATGCTGTACAGAGTCTGCGAAAGAATTTCTCAGGAAAGAGGGAATTACAGATACGGCTTATGTGGTGGGGGATCCCATGTATGACGCTTTTCTCTATTATTCTGCGAAAGTCGGAAATGATATTCCAGAGAAGCTGACAGATTTGAATGGACAGGGAATAGATCCGCCAGAACATTTTTATTATATGACCTGTCATAGAGAAGAAAATGCCGGGACAGACAAGACGCTTACGGAGATTCTGGAAGCGATGAACAGTCTGGAGTATCCTACGATATATCCAGTTCACCCGCGCAATCGGGCAAGAGTTCAGAGGATTGTAGAAGCGGAAAAGATGGAGCACATTATATGCTGTGAGCCAGTAGGATATCTGATGAGTGTGTATCTTGTTAATCATTCAGAAAAGATCGTGACAGATTCAGGTGGGCTTCAGAGAGAGGCGTTTTTTGCGAAAAAGCAGTGTGTTACAGTGTTTGATTATGTCGTTTGGCCGGAAACAATGAAAGATAATAGGAATCAACTGGCAAAGCCGGATAAAGAGGATATTCTGACAAAATTAAATAAAGAACAGATGCTTCGGGAAGATTACAGCTTTGGTGATGGGAAGTCTTATCAGAAGATTGTAGAAAAAATAGAAAAACTAGTATAGAGAAAGGGAAAAACTATGTCAATGAAAGAAGAGTTATTGAAGAAAATTGAAAATCGTCAGATTACCGTGGGGGTTGTCGGCTTGGGGTATGTTGGGCTTCCTCTGGCGGTTGAAAAAGCAAGGGCTGGATTCCGAACAATTGGTTTTGACGTTCAGGAAGAGAAGGTTCAGCTTGTAAATTCTGGTCATAATTATATTGGCGATGTGATTGATGATGATCTGGAGGAGCTTGTGGAGGAAGGAAAGCTTTCTGCTACAACAGACTTTACCTTTGTGAAAGATGTTGATTTTATTGCAATCTGCGTTCCAACCCCACTTGATCGTCATCAGCAGCCGGATATCAGTTATGTGAAGAATTCTACGATTGCGATCTCCAGGCACTTGACAAAGAATACCATGGTAGTTCTCGAGTCTACAACTTATCCTGGGACAACAGAAGAGCTGATTAAACCAATCCTGGAGGAAGGCTCTGGATTGAAGTGCGGAGAAGATTTTTATCTTGGATTTTCGCCAGAGCGTGTAGACCCCGGCAATGCGGTATATAAGACAAAAAACACACCCAAAGTAGTTGGCGCGATTGGGAAAGATGCGACTGAAGTGATTGCATCCATGTATCGAGCGGTTCTGGAGGGCGATGTATATGAGGTGTCTTCCCCAGCGATTGCGGAGATGGAAAAGATCCTTGAGAATACCTACAGGAATGTAAATATCGGGCTGATCAATGAACTGGCAATGCTCTGCAACAAGATGAATATTAATCTCTGGGAAGTAGTAGATGCGGCTAAGACAAAACCGTATGGATTCCAGGCATTTTATCCCGGCCCGGGGCTTGGGGGTCACTGCATTCCTCTGGATCCTTATTACTTATCCTGGAAAGCCAGAGAATATGGATTCCATACATCTATGATCGAGTCTTCTATGATGATCAACGATAAGATGCCGGAATATTGTGTGGAGCGTGCGGCAAAAATCCTGAATTACTTTAAAAAATCTCTGAATGGCTCCAGAATTCTGATCCTTGGGGTGGCTTACAAACAGGATATTGATGACTACAGAGAAAGCCCTGCTATTCGAGTGATAGAAGAACTGGAGCCTACCGGAGCAGAAGTGGACTTCTATGATCCCTATATTCCGGCTTATAAGGAGAGAGGCATTGTAAAAGAAGGCCTGAAGGAGATCAGCGAGGATATCGTTGCTTCTTATGATCTTGTAATGGTGACAGCGGCTCATACTACGGTGGATTATGAGATGATCCAGAGAAGCGCGAAAGCAATCTTTGATACAAAGAATGTGATGAAGAATCTTGAGAACAGAGAGAATATCGAGGTGCTGTAAATGGCAAATTATTTTGTACATGAGACAAGTGTGATTGATGATGACGTCTCTATTGGACAGGGAACAAAGATATGGCATTTCTCTCATATTCAATCAGGAGCGCGCATTGGGGCAAATTGTTCTTTTGGACAGAATGTCAACGTGGGGAATTGTGTGAAGATTGGAGATGGCTGTAAGGTACAGAATAATGTTTCTCTTTATGAAGGAGTCGAACTGGAAGATTATGTATTTTGCGGTCCATCCATGGTATTTACAAATGATCTGACGCCGCGGGCAAAATATCCAAAAGGGCGTGCAGGCTATAAGAAAACAATTCTTCATACAGGAGCAACCATCGGGGCTAACGCTACGCTTGTCTGTGGACATGATATTGGGAAGTGGGCAATGGTAGCGGCTGGGGCGGTAGTGACGAAAAATGTGCCCGATCATGCCCTGGTAGCAGGCGTTCCGGCGAGACAGATCGGATGGGTATGTGAATGTGGAGAACGTCTGTCCGAAACCCTGGAGTGCCCAAACTGCAGAAGAAGATATAAGAAACAGGATCCAGGACTTTTGGAAATACAGTAAGATTAGGAGGGAACGTATTATGAGATATGCACTGATCGGATGTGGAAGAATTTCAACAAACCATATTAAGGCAGCGGTAAATAACAAATTGGAAATAGTGGGCGTCTGTGACATCCTTCCAGAAAAGATGGAGGAACTGCTGGAAAAACACGAATTGAAAAATGATAATTCCATTCATCGTTATACAGATTACAAAGAATTGGTAGCTGCAGAAAAGCCAGAATTGATCAGTATTGCCACAGAGAGTGGAAATCATGCGGAAATCGCTCTTTATTGTATTGAAGCAGGCATAAACGTGATCATTGAGAAGCCAATGGCAATGAGTATTGAGGACGCAAACAAGATTATTGATCTGGCAGAGAAAAAGCATGTCAAAGTATCTGCCTGTCATCAGAATCGTTTTAATGTGGCAGTTCAGGAGCTTCGAAAAGCAGTTGAGAACGGAAGGTTTGGCAAGATATCCCATGGATCTATCCATGTAAGGTGGAACCGGAATAAAGGATATTATGATCAGGCTCCCTGGAGAGGTACATGGGCTCAGGATGGCGGCGCTCTTATGAATCAGTGTATCCATGGGATTGACCTTCTCCGCTGGATGATGGGGGATGAGGTTGAGGAGGTATATGGGGCTACCAGACAGCAGTTCCATGATTACCTGGAAGCGGAAGATGTCGGCATGGCAGTGGTGAAATTCAAGAACGGGGCGATTGGAACAATTGAAGGGACAACCAATGTCTATCCGAAGAATCTGGAAGAAACACTGTATGTCTTTGGAGAGAATGGAACGGTTAAGATCGGTGGAACTTCCACCAATAATATTGATGTGTGGGATTTTGCCGATGAAACAGAGGCAGACAGTAAAAATAAGGGGTTGGAAGAAGCGACCAGCAATGTGTATGGGAATGGTCATACAAGCTTGTTTGCGGATGTAATGGCTTCTATTGAGAATGACAGAAAACCATATGTAGATGCTGTGGCTGGAAGGAATGCCCTGGAAATGATCCTTGCGATCTATAAGAGTCAGAAGACCGGACAGCCGGTGAAATTGCCGTTAAAAGAATTTTCATCTGTAGATATGGAAGGAGAGTTTCATGAGTAATTATTTTGTGCATGAAAGTAGCTATGTGGATGACAATGTAATCATTGGAGACAATACAAAAATATGGCATTTTTCGCATGTGCAAAGCGGTGCAAGGATTGGAAGAAGTTGTTCTTTTGGACAGAATGTTAACATTTCAAATAATGTAAAGATTGGGGATTTTTGTAAAATACAAAATAATGTATCGGTATATGAGGGAGTAGAATTAGAAAATTATGTTTTTTGTGGTCCATCGGTAGTATTTACAAATGATTTGACGCCGCGCGCTCAGTATAAAAAAATTTATAGAAGAACTTTTTTAAAAGAAGGATGTTCTGTAGGGGCTAATGCAACGATTGTTTGTGGACATACAATAGGGAAATATGCATTAATAGCTGCTGGTGCTGTGGTTACAAAGGATGTGAGTGATTATGCATTAATGGTTGGCGTACCTGCAAGACAAATGGGGTGGGTGTGTCAATGTGGTGAAAAATTGAATAGAGATTTTGTTTG
This window of the Massilistercora timonensis genome carries:
- a CDS encoding nucleoside-diphosphate sugar epimerase/dehydratase, whose product is MIGLGKRRAILIGLCDALIVCFSALFSLGLRFNFDIIPDQYLKPALYCLPVDVIIAIIVLRFFKLYNRVWTYASMEESMSILKATICIETIYVLYHTFLQIPMPRSFYVFDATLLFLLFLALRFGRRIQKQLFPERVNNESKKRTLLVGGGSAASILISETQNMQSSPRNIVCIVDDNVNKKGKYLRNVPIIGTRADIPVAVRRYGIDEIIIAIPSATAGAVKEILEICHETEAKVRILPAIASGFTESLSDLVREVRYEDLLGRAPVQVNQAGIGAFLEGKVVLVTGGGGSIGSELCRQIVQYHPAKLIIFDIYENNAYEIQMELKRHHPELELITLIGSVRDYDRMDKLFATYHPQIIYHAAAHKHVPLMEDSPNEAIKNNCMGTLNVAKLADLYKAENFTLISTDKAVRPTNVMGASKRICEMIIQSYAKKSTHTRYAAVRFGNVLGSHGSVVPLFLKQIEEGGPVTVTHKEITRFFMTIPEAVSLVLQASLFAKGGEIFVLDMGKPVKIYEMAENLIRMKGYKPNEDIMIEVTGLRPGEKLYEELLMDEEGLTKTANEKIFVGHPIAMDEMKFFEELDELIDCSKENGDHIQDRIEEICTTYRRKA
- a CDS encoding aminotransferase class I/II-fold pyridoxal phosphate-dependent enzyme — translated: MFKDYTKFSGFNSKVWLSSPTMHGQEIEYIREAYESNWMSTVGANINEVERMACEKVGCRYAVALSAGTAALHLAVKLAGVKPGDRVFCSDMTFAATVNPVVYEGGIPVFIDAEYDTWNMDPNALEKAFELYPDTKVVVVAHLYGTPGKIDELKTVCEQHQAVIIEDAAESLGATYKGKQTGTFGDYNVISFNGNKIITGSSGGMLLTDDKEAADKVRKWSTQSRESAAWYQHEELGYNYRMSNVIAGVVRGQFPYLEEHIRQKKAIYERYKEGFRDLPVCMNPYDETCSEPNFWLSCMLIDPEAMCRQVRGDQEALFIREEGKTCPTEILEVLAQYNAEGRPIWKPMHMQPIYRMNGYITREGEGRAKTNAYLQGGRTGRDGKPLDVGADVFHRGLCLPSDNKMTEEQQDKIIEIVKGCFEYE
- a CDS encoding sugar transferase, which produces MSKRLGFFSHFIYRKYVKRVLDFIMAIITLCILSPFMLLIAGLIKIKLGSPVIFKQERPGKGGVIFCLYKFRTMTEAKDENGLLLPDEKRLTKLGKFLRSTSVDELPELWNIVKGEMSFIGPRPLLVQYLPLYNDFQMKRHNVLPGLTGLAQINGRNGISWDEKFKWDVAYVEKQSFLLDVQIALKTILTVLTRDGISSETSETMEDFEGNDL
- a CDS encoding pyridoxal-dependent decarboxylase, whose protein sequence is MEKYKTPYYVINKDELEESVVELQKAVEAYWANTIIGYSFKTNSLPWICEFFKGKGFYAEVVSDDEYNLAKLLGYENHRIIYNGLIKSRATFLEALENGCVVNIDSEQEIMWLGEAQPDKKYSIGIRINFDLEKACPNESQCGDEGGRFGFCYENGEFERVLKLVKKYDNVEVKGVHFHCSSKTRSLSVYKAISHMACQIKKEFNLDLNYLDIGGGFFGGLNDKPHFKDYLECISGILKEEYDSNRTTLILEPGMSLIGPPISFVTSVIDIKETNRNRFVVTDGSRNNVDPLMGKKSYFYTIEYLGDESRRKNIDRQIVVGYTCMENDRLFKVENSKQLVVGDKVIYYKVGAYTMCLSPLFIKYFPDVYVQESDKLKLVRNRWTVNEYTQNCFWEANYEK
- a CDS encoding ATP-grasp domain-containing protein; protein product: MKNNNINILILSCGTRNKIVQYFKESLNGEGKVIATDCSPYAPALLEADKYYIVPRITEENYLDIILDICKKENISGVLSLIDPELSLLAKNRRKFEAIKVKVIGSSYEKCERCLDKYKMFQWLKEHGFKCAKSYLDKEEFYRDMKNGEISYPVFVKPIRGSASIAISKVYDCDTIELLFRNSHDLMIQEYLDGQEIGVDCYIDMISRQTVSIFTKYKLAMRAGETDKAISFKDERLFELINRFVNEFGFEGQIDIDIFKVANDYYISEVNPRFGGGYPHAYECGVNHMKLILNNLRNVPNSVDVGNYKENMVMMKYNELKMLQV
- a CDS encoding glycosyltransferase family 4 protein, whose product is MKKNIWILNHYATDTYFDKGGRHYWFAKYLKRAGYNPVIFCANTVHGFDTEIDTKGKKCILKKDEVNGFPFVFIKVPSYKGNGIRRIRNMIEFYRKLFPVTKLYSRKYGYPDIIFASSVHPLTLVAGIKIAKKMGVKCICEVRDLWPESIVAYGKLKKDSLIAKILYRGEKWIYKRADALIFTMEGGKDYIINKGWDRSEKHGVELRKIHYINNGMDLEEIEIQRKMEIYDNPVFRNIKGGKIIYTGSIREANDVGKILDAAKYLMDLDVTFCIFGDGDQREKLEERLKNESISNVIFFGKVEKKYIASIVSDALLLLLLYSQDIFDIAKYGMSQNKLFDYLAGGHAIISNLPNAYSIINEYNCGIEREIQTGKELAQNIRKALEDGDRLKEWGAHAAVAAKAFSFEEHTKKLISIIESL
- the wecB gene encoding UDP-N-acetylglucosamine 2-epimerase (non-hydrolyzing), translating into MKIVTVVGARPQFIKAAVVSRELRKTHTEILVHTGQHYDYNMSDIFFRELDIPKPDYNLGISGGTHGKMTGEMLIRIEEVLMKEKPDVVLLYGDTNSTLAGALAAVKLHIPIAHVEAGNRLGTKNNPEEINRIVTDHVSSLHLCCTESAKEFLRKEGITDTAYVVGDPMYDAFLYYSAKVGNDIPEKLTDLNGQGIDPPEHFYYMTCHREENAGTDKTLTEILEAMNSLEYPTIYPVHPRNRARVQRIVEAEKMEHIICCEPVGYLMSVYLVNHSEKIVTDSGGLQREAFFAKKQCVTVFDYVVWPETMKDNRNQLAKPDKEDILTKLNKEQMLREDYSFGDGKSYQKIVEKIEKLV
- a CDS encoding nucleotide sugar dehydrogenase — protein: MKEELLKKIENRQITVGVVGLGYVGLPLAVEKARAGFRTIGFDVQEEKVQLVNSGHNYIGDVIDDDLEELVEEGKLSATTDFTFVKDVDFIAICVPTPLDRHQQPDISYVKNSTIAISRHLTKNTMVVLESTTYPGTTEELIKPILEEGSGLKCGEDFYLGFSPERVDPGNAVYKTKNTPKVVGAIGKDATEVIASMYRAVLEGDVYEVSSPAIAEMEKILENTYRNVNIGLINELAMLCNKMNINLWEVVDAAKTKPYGFQAFYPGPGLGGHCIPLDPYYLSWKAREYGFHTSMIESSMMINDKMPEYCVERAAKILNYFKKSLNGSRILILGVAYKQDIDDYRESPAIRVIEELEPTGAEVDFYDPYIPAYKERGIVKEGLKEISEDIVASYDLVMVTAAHTTVDYEMIQRSAKAIFDTKNVMKNLENRENIEVL